CCTGCCGGCCGCGGAAGTTTCGGTTGGTGCTCGACACCACCCGTTGCTCCGGTCCAAACCCCTCGCCGCCGGCATTGAAACACAGGGAGCAGCCGGGTTCCCGCCACTCAAAGCCGCTGCCGGTGAAAATCTGATCGAGCCCCTCCTGCTCAGCCGCTTGCTTCACCTGCGCGGAGGCCGGGGTGCAAATCGCCCTGACTCCCTCAGCGACCCTGCGCCCTTTGAGAACTGCAGCGGCGGATCGAAGGTCACTCAGCCGAGCATTGGTGCATGAGCCAATAAACGCGCCGTCGATCGGCAGCCCGATCAGCGGCTGGCCGGGCTTGAGACCCATGTAGTCCATGGCTTGGGTGAACTCAGCGCGCTGTTCGTTGCTGTCCGCTGTGTCCAGTTCTGGCGCGCCGGCGGTGACCGCCACGGCATGCTGGGGACTGATACCCCACGTGACGGTCGGCGGAACCTCGCTCACGTCGATGGAAAGCACCTTATCGAAGGCCGCTTCATCGTCGCTGCGAAGCGCTCGCCATTGTTCCACCGCTTCATCCCAGCGGTTACCTACGGGTGCGTAGGGTCGGCCTGCCACGTAGCTGATGGTTTTTTCGTCCGGCGCAATCAGCCCGGTAAACGCCGAGAACTCCACAGCCATATTGCACAGCGTAAAGCGCGCCTCCATGTCGAGCGCGCGGATGGCGGGCCCGCGAAACTCCATGGCGTGGTTGGCTGCACCCGCTGCCGAGTATTTCCCGATCAGGTAGAGAATCAAGTCCTTAGCGGTCACGCCGTTGGCCAGCTCGCCGCTGAACTCCACCGCGAGCTGCAGCGGCTTGCGGGCTCGCAGCGTCTCGGTGGCCAGCGCGTGTTCGCAGTTGCTGGTGCCGATACCCCAACCGATTGCGCCGAGCGCACCGAGGGTGCACGTATGGCTGTCCGGGCAGACGACCACCAGGCCGGGCAGGGTGATGGCCTGCTCAGCCGAAATGAGGTGGGCAATGCCGTGACGGGGATCGTTGATATCAAATAGCGTGATGCCGGCCTCGCGGGCAGTGGCTCGCATGGTCGTGATAAACGCTTCGCCGCCGGGCACCTCGGTGGCGTCACCGCGGCCAGGATAGGTGTCCAGAATATGGTCCATGGTGGCAAACACCTGGGCGGGGTTGCGAACCTCGCGACTGCTTTCGGCCAGGCTGGTCAGCGCCACCCCGCCCGTCCGCTCGTGCAGAAACACTCGGTCCACGTAGACCAGAGAGGAGCCGTCGTCCAGGTTGCGGACCACGTGACGATCCCAGATCTTGTCAAACAGCGTTTGGGGCATATTGTCCGAATGCGTTAAAAGACCTAATTGTATAACATTAAGACTTTTAGTTCGGGGCATCGCGGTGGCAGAAGCCAGCGAAGATAAAGGCGATCACGGCCCTGCCCAGCGACAGACGCAGGCCGGCATCCACGAGTTTATCTTTGGCGCCCCAAACGCAGAGCGAGAAGCCCTGCTGCGGTTCTGGGCGGTTCTCGGTTTTGAGCCGGTTGACGAGGGGCGCCTCGGGCCGGAGGCCGCTGGCCTGGCTTATGCGCATCGCCAGGGCCTGACCAGCGTTCGTCTTCGCCATCGCGGCTGCGATACGTTCAACACCGGTCTGGTTCGTCTGCAGTTCTGGGATCAGCTGCGTAACGAAGGTCTGGACGACACGCGGCCGCTGGTGGTGGGCAGCCGATGGATGGGCCTCTATACCCAGGATATCCTCCAGCTCCGAGACAGCCTGACGAACAGTGAACAGCAGCGTGAGTGGGCGCTGTGGGTATCCCCGCTGGTCAATGCGCCGCTGAGCCACCCTCCCGCAGAAGTGGACTTTTACCGACCGTTTGTCGGCCTGCGCGAAACGCTGGTGTTCGGGCGGCGATTCCGGCTGGCATTTATCCAGCGCGCGGGCTTTGACCGGCCGGGCTTCGGGACCATTGACGACCGTCTGGCGTTCCGCAACACCGAAGGCAGCCACGCGAACATCGTGCAGCCCGCCGGTCGGTTTGACTCTGCGTTTTACAAGCGCGTGTTCGGCTTCGAAACCGCACCCTATGGTGATGCCCACGATTCGGGTACCGAGCAAACGACAATAGAGGCGCTAGCTCTGCGTCCAGGGGAAACCTTCCACATCGAGCGGACGCGGGCCCTGGATTGCCCCAGCGGCCTGCTGCAGATCTATTCGTCTTACCTCGCCGGCGATGATCGGCGCGATCGATCGCGCCCGGGCTGCGGCAACCTGTGCGCCTATTCGGTCAAGGTGCGGGACCTGGATCGGCTTTGCGCGGAGGTCGGCGATGCCGGTGGGGTGGTCAGCGACCGATTCGAAGACGAGTTTGGCGAAGCTTCGGTCTGCTTTGACGGCCCTGACGGCTATGCCTGGGTTGCGGTTGCTGATGTGGGCTGAGCTTCGCGGCTATCCCATCACGGCGTTTGTCGTTTGTCTGTTGGCCTATACAACGGCGCAGATGGATCTCGCGCTGTTCGGGTTTGCCATTCCTGCCATCCGGGAGGAGTTTAACCTCAGCCTTTCCGGGGTGATGACCATCGTCTCCAGCGCGTTTGTGCTGGGCGGTCTGCTGATCGTGTGGCTGGCGCTGCTGGCCGATCGGCTGGGACGCAAAGCGCTTTTCAAGCTGTCGCTCCTGGCCTCGTCCATACTGGTGGCGCTGCACGGCGCAGCGGTCAACTCGCTGACGCTGATGTTCCTCCGCGGCAGCAGCATCGCTGCGGGCGGCCTGTCGTATCCGGTGACGGGCGCGATTATCTCGGAGGAGTTTCCGGCCCGGTCCCGCGGGTTGTTTCTGGGTTTCCTGCAGATCGGTTACCCGCTCGGGTGGGCGCTGGCGTCGCTATGGGCGGCGTGGCTCCTGAGCCAGCATAGCTGGCGCTGGCTGTTTCTCACCGGCCTGGTCAGCCTGCCGTTGATCTGGGTGGTCCACCGCCTGATTCGCGAGCCGCGCCGCGCGGTTGAGGCGCGCGGGGTCGGCCAGGAAAAGGT
This genomic interval from Pseudomonadota bacterium contains the following:
- a CDS encoding 3-isopropylmalate dehydratase large subunit: MPQTLFDKIWDRHVVRNLDDGSSLVYVDRVFLHERTGGVALTSLAESSREVRNPAQVFATMDHILDTYPGRGDATEVPGGEAFITTMRATAREAGITLFDINDPRHGIAHLISAEQAITLPGLVVVCPDSHTCTLGALGAIGWGIGTSNCEHALATETLRARKPLQLAVEFSGELANGVTAKDLILYLIGKYSAAGAANHAMEFRGPAIRALDMEARFTLCNMAVEFSAFTGLIAPDEKTISYVAGRPYAPVGNRWDEAVEQWRALRSDDEAAFDKVLSIDVSEVPPTVTWGISPQHAVAVTAGAPELDTADSNEQRAEFTQAMDYMGLKPGQPLIGLPIDGAFIGSCTNARLSDLRSAAAVLKGRRVAEGVRAICTPASAQVKQAAEQEGLDQIFTGSGFEWREPGCSLCFNAGGEGFGPEQRVVSSTNRNFRGRQGPRTRTHLASPASVAAAAVAGCIADVRQYQEAAA